One stretch of Prunus persica cultivar Lovell chromosome G1, Prunus_persica_NCBIv2, whole genome shotgun sequence DNA includes these proteins:
- the LOC18791836 gene encoding probable inactive heme oxygenase 2, chloroplastic: MCATMSLMVKSVSASMAYAVFSPLHSLKPSTISTRNGRRALPLCCSGSSTPAPMSTPPPPISTASTGTAPPVVRRRMRYRKQYPGESKGITEEMRFVAMRLRNINGKKLNDNDTQSEEDDDDDGDNDDNAPEENNSSESDVDGDGGEAETWRPSMEGFLKYLVDSKLVFDTVERIVDDSNDVAYAYFRKTGLERSEGLSEDLEWFRQQGMVIPEPSGPGVSYAKYLEELADNSAPLFLCHFYNIYFSHIAGGQVIARQVSEKLLEGRELGFYTWEGDVQELLKGVREKLNKLGVHWTRDDKNKCLRETSKSFRYLGQIVRLIILELK, encoded by the exons ATGTGTGCAACGATGTCGTTAATGGTGAAATCGGTCTCAGCATCAATGGCTTACGCCGTCTTTTCACCGCTTCATTCGTTGAAGCCCTCAACAATTTCAACGAGAAACGGTCGTCGAGCCCTGCCGCTCTGTTGCTCTGGCTCGAGCACCCCCGCCCCCATGTCTACGCCTCCGCCGCCAATTTCGACGGCTAGCACCGGTACGGCTCCGCCGGTGGTAAGGAGGAGGATGAGGTACAGGAAGCAGTACCCGGGAGAAAGCAAAGGCATCACTGAGGAGATGAGGTTCGTCGCCATGAGGCTCCGTAACATCAACGGCAAGAAATTGAACGACAACGACACTCAGTCTGAGGAAGACGACGACGATGACGGTGATAATGACGATAATGCCCCCGAAGAGAACAATAGTTCAGAATCAGATGTTGATGGTGATGGGGGTGAGGCGGAGACTTGGCGGCCCAGTATGGAAGGGTTCCTCAAGTACTTGGTGGACAGCAAGCTCGTCTTTGACACCGTCGAGCGCATTGTGGATGACTCAAACGACGTTGCTT ATGCCTATTTCAGGAAGACTGGATTGGAAAGGTCAGAGGGTCTTTCTGAAGATCTTGAGTGGTTTAGACAACAGGGTATGGTGATTCCAGAACCCAGTGGCCCAGGAGTTTCTTATGCCAAGTATTTGGAGGAGCTTGCAGACAATTCTGCTCCATTGTTCCTCTGCCATTTCTACAATATCTACTTTTCACATATAGCTGGTGGTCAGGTCATTGCAAGACAG GTATCTGAGAAGCTCCTGGAAGGAAGGGAGTTGGGATTTTACACATGGGAAGGGGATGTTCAAGAGTTACTGAAAGGTGTTCGTGAGAAGCTCAACAAGCTTGGAGTG CACTGGACTCGAGATGACAAAAACAAATGCTTAAGAGAAACATCGAAGTCATTCCGGTATTTGGGGCAGATAGTTCGTTTGATCATCTTAGAGCTCAAGTAA